The sequence ATCAATCGGCCGTTACATTGGCTTCGGCGATATGTTCGGGCGGCTGTCGACGCCAGACGTTGATCAGTTGCACCAAGGCCAGCACCGTCAACGCGACCATGCTGGCAGCAACCGGAAGCATGGCCACCGCCAATGGATAACCGACCACTGGACTGGTGATGCTCCAGCCGAACTGCATCTGATGCCAGCCGCCCAGCGCTGCGAGGCCGCTGGCGACGGCGACCATGATCCAGCTGATGGAATCCACCACGCGGCGGAACAACCGGGGGAAACGATCGCGAATCATGCTGAAGGCCATCAGCTCGCCGCGGCGCATGCTGGAGGCGACCCCGACGAACACCAGCCAGACGAAGGCCAACCGCGACAGTTCTTCGGCGCCGGTCCAGCCGGTACCGAAGGCGTAGCGCAGTACCACGCTGCTGAACACCACGACGACCATGAACGCCAGCAATGCCGCCATCAGCCAATCGGTAATGCGATCGAAGCCCTGCGCGACTCGTCCGTTGTAGATCGGCGAACCGGTCAGCTCGGCACCGCGCGTGCTCGACGTGTTAGCGCTATCAGGCGGAGCGGCGGAAAAACCTTCTTGCTCGCCGATCTCCAGCCCCGGGTCGCGTTGCATCCAGTCGACGATTTCCTCGAGCACCCGCTCACGCGGCTGGCTGGCATCGACGACCAACACGCCCGGCTCGCCTTCGGGGGATTCGAGCGTGGCGAACTGGCTGTCCACTAGCGAAATAGGCATGAAATGCCCGGCTCGGCCGCCGACACGCTGGACTGCGGTGTCGTAGTCAATGGCCAGATGGGCAAAACGCAGACCGGGAACGGCATGACGCAGCAGGTCGCGATAGCGGCACTTGAGGGCCGAACAGGCGAGCACGAAGCCAACGCCGTCATCGATGGCGCGCTGCATCTCGGCGATCAGCCTCTGCAACCACTCGACGCGATCGGCATCAGACAGCGGCGTGCCGGCACGCATGCGCGCAACGTTTTCTTCAGGATGGAAATGAT comes from Stutzerimonas stutzeri and encodes:
- a CDS encoding gluconokinase, GntK/IdnK-type gives rise to the protein MGVSGSGKTDTSHAVADALGFRHIEADHFHPEENVARMRAGTPLSDADRVEWLQRLIAEMQRAIDDGVGFVLACSALKCRYRDLLRHAVPGLRFAHLAIDYDTAVQRVGGRAGHFMPISLVDSQFATLESPEGEPGVLVVDASQPRERVLEEIVDWMQRDPGLEIGEQEGFSAAPPDSANTSSTRGAELTGSPIYNGRVAQGFDRITDWLMAALLAFMVVVVFSSVVLRYAFGTGWTGAEELSRLAFVWLVFVGVASSMRRGELMAFSMIRDRFPRLFRRVVDSISWIMVAVASGLAALGGWHQMQFGWSITSPVVGYPLAVAMLPVAASMVALTVLALVQLINVWRRQPPEHIAEANVTAD